The Chryseobacterium sp. G0186 genome includes the window GCCCTTCACGGGTTGCATTTACCTGCTCCAGTAGGTCTCTGTTTGCCTTAAGGTTGTTAACAAACCTTTGATTTCCTTCTTTTAAGAATTCTAATGCTTTTTCAGGAGTAATTGTTGACTGAGTTTCGTATGTATGTGCTTTCATATAATTTAATTGTTTTTCTAATTTAAAAATTTTTTAAATAATTATTGATAATAAATGAGCTTACATTGCTCTTTTGTGAGTAATCAGAATGTGAGAATCCTCACTTCTCTCATAATCTCTGTATGAAGTTTTGAAGCCTAGAAGTTCTACATTGATATCTTCTTCCTTTGCACGGATATTGGCAAAGTCCTGAATCATTTCCAGTACATCTGTAGCAATGTACGATGTTTCTCTGGCGTCGATGATTACATTGGAGTTCGGCTTAATGTTTTTTAAAGTCTTTTTAATAGCTGCCTTATTTAAGAATGAAACTTCTTCAGCTAATTTGATCTTGATTCCATCTGCATCATCCAATTTCTCTCTGCTTAAATAATAAGCTCTTTTCATATTTCCCTGAAGAATATAGAAAATAGAGATAGCAAGACCAATTCCCACTCCTTTTAATAAATCTGTTGCTACAACAGCTACGACAGTTGCTACAAATGGTACAAACTGGAATTTTCCAAGGTGCCAGAAGTGCTTGAATGTAGCTGGTTTTGCCAATTTATATCCTACCAGGATCAATACAGCAGCAAGGGTTGCAAGCGGTATAAGGTTAAGGATAAAAGGAATAGTAAGGACGCATACTAATAGGAGTACGCCGTGGATCATAGCAGACACTTTGGATGTTGCTCCGGCATTTGCATTGGCAGAACTTCTTACCACTACAGAGGTCATTGGCAATCCACCAATGAATGAACTGATAAGGTTTCCAATTCCCTGAGCTTTAAGTTCAAGGTTGGTATCTGTAATTCTTCTTTGCTTATCTAATCTGTCTGATGCTTCAATACAAAGTAAGGTTTCAATAGAAGCTACAATGGCAATAGTTGCTCCCACGATCCATACTTTAGGATTAGTGAATCCTCCGAAGTCAGGCATTACGATCAGGTTTTTGAAATCATCTAAAGATTTTGGTACCGGTAGAGATACTAAGTGTTCTTTACTGATGGCTAATGAACTTCCTGATAATTTGAAAGCTTCATTCAGAAGGATTCCGGCAACTACTGCTACCAATGCTCCCGGAAGCATTTTCATTCTTCTCAGGGCTGGCGTTTTATCCCACGCAATAAGAATTCCTACGGATACCAGTGTTACGATGATAGCTCCCGGATGAATAGCCCCAAACAACTCTGTGAAATAATTTAAGTTAATTCCATTGCTGAAGAGAGACTGGTTTCCTTCATAGTCTTTATCAAATCCCAACGCATGGGGAATTTGTTTTAGAATAATAATGATACCGATGGCAGCAAGCATTCCCTCAATAACGTTATTGGGGAAATAATTGGAAATACTCCCTGCTCTTACAAATCCTAAAATCAATTGCAATAATCCGGCAATGATTCCGGCGCATAAGAAGAGTTCAAATGCTCCAAGGTCAGTGATTGCTGTAAGAACTATAGCAGTAAGACCAGCGGCCGGTCCTGAAACTGAGATATTTGAATTACTAAGAAATCCTACTACAAGTCCTCCTACAATTCCGGAGATAATTCCGGATAATGGTGGTGCTCCCGATGCTAGGGCAATTCCTAAACACAAGGGAAGTGCTACTAAGAATACAACGAGCCCGGAAGGGAAATTCTCCTTGATTCCTCCTAATAATGATGTTTTTTTCATGATATTTTTGAAAATACTATAACCGATTGATTTATACCTAAATAATCAATTATAAAAGATTGGAAAATTAATTTTAAAGCACATACAGGGTGTTCAGTACCTAAAAACGGTATGAACAGGTGTATAAAAAATCTAACTATAC containing:
- a CDS encoding SulP family inorganic anion transporter translates to MKKTSLLGGIKENFPSGLVVFLVALPLCLGIALASGAPPLSGIISGIVGGLVVGFLSNSNISVSGPAAGLTAIVLTAITDLGAFELFLCAGIIAGLLQLILGFVRAGSISNYFPNNVIEGMLAAIGIIIILKQIPHALGFDKDYEGNQSLFSNGINLNYFTELFGAIHPGAIIVTLVSVGILIAWDKTPALRRMKMLPGALVAVVAGILLNEAFKLSGSSLAISKEHLVSLPVPKSLDDFKNLIVMPDFGGFTNPKVWIVGATIAIVASIETLLCIEASDRLDKQRRITDTNLELKAQGIGNLISSFIGGLPMTSVVVRSSANANAGATSKVSAMIHGVLLLVCVLTIPFILNLIPLATLAAVLILVGYKLAKPATFKHFWHLGKFQFVPFVATVVAVVATDLLKGVGIGLAISIFYILQGNMKRAYYLSREKLDDADGIKIKLAEEVSFLNKAAIKKTLKNIKPNSNVIIDARETSYIATDVLEMIQDFANIRAKEEDINVELLGFKTSYRDYERSEDSHILITHKRAM